The Apodemus sylvaticus chromosome 18, mApoSyl1.1, whole genome shotgun sequence genome includes the window AGCAAACTTTTGTTCACTTAGGAAAGGCAAAGCTTTCTTGGATATACACAATTatggcctttaaaaaaataaaaataaataaaaaataaaaaaaacagcaagctggtacaaccacttggaaatcagtctggcagttcctcagaaaactgggcacgtcactttccggaggaccctgctataccactcctgggcatatatccagaggatttcccagcatgtaataaggatacatgctccactatgttcatagcagccctatttataatagccagaagctggaaagaacccagatgtccctcaacggaggaatggataccaaaaaatgtggtatatatacacaatggagtattattcagccattagaaacaatgaattcatgaaattcttaaacaaatggatggagctggagaacatcatactaagtgaagtaacccagtctcagaaggtcaatcatggtatgcactcactgataagtggatattagcctagaaacttggaatacccaagacataatccacacatcaaatgatgtccaagaagaccagaggagtggcccctggttctggaaagactcagtgcagcagtatagggcaataccagaacagggaagtgggaaggggtggatgggggaacagggggagggaagagggtgtatgggacttttggggaggggggacccaggaaaggggaaatcatttgaaatataaataaagaatatatcgaataaaaaataaatacaaaaattacaCTTAACCAATTTTGAGAATTTTGGAAACCATTACCAAGATGAAATTTAAAGGCATTGATACAGGCAAATATATctagtaaaacaaaaaaatacaaattcataCCCAGAATATATAAAGGATTCTTAACATTTGACAGTCTTGGTTTGCtctctgatgctgtgataaacaccatcaCCGGGAGCAACTGAGACAGGGAAGGGTTATTTCATCTTCCACTGAAGAAGTCAGGGCTCCAATACAAGACAAGCAGAACCCCAGGGAAGGCTGCTTACTGCTCACCAGCCTCACCGTCAGCTGTCTCTCATaccactcaggacctctgcaggGGAGGCAGTGCTGCCCACAACGGGCTGGGCCCTCCACATCAATCAACAGTCAATTACTAATCAAGGAAAATCCACACAAGTCCGTGTGAAGTTTTCTTAACTGAGGCTTCCCACCTAGGGACTCTGGTTTACGGCTCATTGCcaaacaaaccaccacaataaACAACCCAGtcatcttctccttctctttatttatcctttcttcttcctcctcctcctttctcttctttattgatacctagtaaaaaaaaaaatcaaggaatgaAACATTATGTAAAATTTTTTACCatacttttatgttttgtttggttttcttttgttttgagacaaggtttctctttgtagccctggctgtcctggaactcactctgtaagaccaagctggcctcgaactcacagagattaaagGCCAGCACCAACATTGCCCAGCAATTAGCATACTTTTTAATGGCaggatttcattgtttttgttgttttcttcctccctccctccctcccttccttccttcctctccttccccctctctctttcacctgcttgcttgtttgcttgacctagaacttgctatgtagcacacacacaggctAGCCTTAATGTATTGGTccatctgcctcagcttccttctactgtgattacaggcatgcccggCCATACCCAGCCACAATccagttattctttttttttttaatatttttattttctatattctttgtttacattccaaatgatttcccctttcccggatccccccctccccatatgtcccataaaccttcttctctccatccattctccaatcacctccctcctttttttcctctgtccttatattcccctcccatgctagatcaatcctttccaggatcaggaccttctccatacttcttcagtTATTCTTAAGATGAGCAACAGAGTTGAAATGTAATTTTTGTGACTatgtttacttacttattttgagGCGCAGCTGTTGGAGCACAAGTCGTAAGAGTCCGTCTCTCCTTCCACTAGGTAGGtccctggaattgaactcagactcTCAGGCTCAGTGACACCCAATCATCTGCTGAGGTATCTCACCAGCCCTTGAACATATTCTTCACTAAAggaaacacaccagaaaaaaaaaatcacctgagaAAGGACTCAACGTCAACAATGAGTAAGAAGTGGCCATGTATACTAAATGAGATATCATCATATGTCAAAAGTGACCAATCAGGAGTTGGATATAAACCACAACTGCTGATGGAAATTTAAAACCACAGAACCACTTTGTAAGAAgggtttgatgatttctttaaaagttaaaatatactAGGGCCGGAGCAGCGGCTCTGCTGGTGAAGCACTTACCATGTAAACATGCCGACCTAAGTTTGaaccctagaacccacatgggcAAGAAGTCACACTTGGCTGTGCCCGCCTGCAATCTTATCAGTGGGGATGTGGAAACTGGAGGCCTGTTGGAGTTCCCTGGGCAGCCAGCCTAATCCACTGGCAAGACCCGacccagtgagagatcctgtctcaagagcCAAGGTGTGGGTTGGAGAGCTGGCTCGGCAATTACTCGCATGTGGTGCTCTTACTGATgagctgggttcaattcccagcatccacatggtggctcacagctatccatAAACACCGTTCCATTGCGTccaacaggcatgcacatggtacaaaaGTAGGAATACAGGGAAGACATACCTTaagtaaaatagattttaaagatAGAACCAAGATGGTTGGTTCCTGATAAATGATACcgaggttgacctctgacttccttCGTCCAACCCAGCTAGCTATTCCACATGCACATATTTGCCCAAGAGTAATCAATGCTCTGTTCTTACAAAGATTTGCACAGAAGTGTTCTCAGTATCTTTATTATAACTGTCCCAAATTAAAAATGACCCAAATGTTTATTAACAGGTAAAGGGATAGACAACGTATAGTATATACAACAGAATACCTAGCAATAAAACATGTACATCTCAAGACTACTATACTGAAATAATCCGCATAAAGGATTGTATAATTTCATATAtcctatttcatagaaaattctagaatatCAATATAGAATGTCAATACCAGAAAGCAGATCAATGGTTGCTGGAGGCAACAAGGAGGGACAGGCAATAAAAGGCTGTGGGGAAACTTAGAGGTGATTATGATTAATGTCTTGATTGTAGTGATGACGTCATAGGAAAAAGCACATATTTAACAAACTGCATGTTTGAAGTATCTGCAGTTTATTGTATGTCAATTTCACTTCAGAAAAGCTATAAAAACAAGTCTTTACCTGGTGAGTGGAGCCCGTTTTGTTCCACACAAAACTTCCTTAGAAAATGATGGCTGTGTTTTTTCTGGCCATGTGGTAAAGGTTCACGGTGTGGTAGCTGTAGACTTCTTGAAAACAAAGAACAGTGTCAGGGGTTGCTTGATCTTGTTTTTTACAACTATACCTCATGGGTATTAAAGAAGGGCTCCTCTGAGGTAAATGAGAATGAAAGCCCCCTGTCGCATTAACGTTTAGCCCTACAAATACTGAAGGCGTGCCGTACAAGCGTGCCAggtctgcacttgggaggcagagatcagGTGTCCAAGACCATGCAGAATTGGTGGTCAGAATGGGGTACATGAGACTGTgtcaaaaccaaacaagaactAAAAGTAAAAATCTTAATGTATGTTCTGCAAAAAGTCCATTTGAAGGTTATCATATTCATACAATATGTATATTCTAGATGGTGCTACGCTGTAATTAGTAATAAAACTAATGTTTTATTCTAATTAATCAAAGTATAAATAGatcttatttttctgattttagtAATTATATTTAGTAATGTTTATAGGTAAAAACTAggtgtgtatatttttaaagattacaaGCCAGGCCAAAGATGActaaattcaaattcaaataaaaaacaaaacctgaaactTTCAGGAATATGatggaatatttttattctctaaacttaaaaaaaaatcagtctttacTCAGAATTTCGCATCTTACCTAAGCTACTCATATTAGTGATTGGGAATCTCATACCTTGCTGGGGTGCAGCTCCAACAGGGTCAGGTACTGAGGGAGGATACAGCTTTGGACTGATGACCTCTGGTCTTTAATTCTCTCTTACTGTTCCACACCCCTCTCCATGGCCCCTGGTAATTTAACACTCTCCTGCAATTCTGAAGCCAAAAGCTGATGACTTTTGGAAATTTAACTCTTGCTGTTCTGGGGACCAAtagctgatggcttctggcaattAACTCTCTTTTGCTCTCCCGAGGCCAAAGCTGCTGGCTTCCAGCAATTGACTCCTGCTGGTAGCAGCAGGAAATTAAGAAGAGAAAGTtatgtggagagaaagaaagaaaaaggataaagagaaaggcatgcatacacacacacacacacacacacacacacacacacacacatacatacacatttggtCAGGTCGGACTACCTGCTTCATCAATTTCACAAGTGCACTTACATacctaaatacatacacatgtatctacgcacatgtttacatgtacatacataaagacaattgtgtgtgcatttgtgtgtgtgtatgtgtgtgtgtgtatgtatatatatatacttggtgGATGGAGCAGAGCTTCAGTAGCCACACattgtttttttcctcctcaaactttcttcctaaatttattttaatcaaatctggaattctataaaatcattaattcatctaaacagcattaattcacgAAAGTTCATCTTCACGTCGGTCTGCAGGAAACATGCCCAACAGAGTGGGTTATCACCAGGAAATTATCATGCAAGGCTATAGGCAGTGAGGGTCTCCTGGTGCCCACTCACACCACGCCAAATAAATGAAGAGCATGGTAGCGACACacaggagaaagaacagaagtaGCAATCCCGGGGCTAAGTCTCTGGGACTGTGCCTTACCAGAATGCCCGCATCCCTGCAGAGCAAGCCGGTGGGCCATCTCCAGGGAGCTCAGCTCGCCTGCCCACTGCAGCTCTACCTGCGTGGCGGCTGTCAATACGTTCATTTCCTCTCAGCAATATTGTTAACTTTCAAAGTGTAAGACTCAGAGAAACAAATACACGTccgctcttgtgtgtgtgtgtgtgtgtgtgtgtgtgtgtgtgtgtgtgtgtgtcaatgatTATAGATGTgagatcagaaaagaaatagaagaaggggaaaaagtcatagggaagaaagaggggaaagaagaaagtaatagaaaaaatGATATGAAAGCAGAAAGGGACACCTAAAAGTAGGGGGAGGTacaggagtagggggaggggagtggacatgggggagggggagaggagggcagcccagggcatgtgtgtatgagaatgCCAGGTTGAAACCTATTTCTCTGTATGTTGATTAAAAACGAATACTCTTAAAGTgcaaagagaaacacaaagagaagTACCCTTTATCATCCCACGGCAGAAAGATATATTGGCATGTTAGCAACGTGCATGTGCTATGGATTCTGATCCTGAATTCCACACTATGTTGTTATTCTTCAAGGACATTGTTTAGATACATAGTGAATAGTTCAGTCCTGTATAACCACTACTAAAGAACTGTCTCCTTAGGAGTTATATTTGTCTGGAATGATCCCAAAGGTTCAAACCAAGACTAATGGATAGAAGCCCTGGAAATCTATTTTACAAAGACTGGAATGTTAGAGCTATGTCAACAAAAGTTTGCTCACTTGGCAGTCTGTTATCTTTCGTAGGTGGTCATGGCCATGCTGCATGATTAAGAGAAAATTCCAGCCTCCATTTTTCAATAGCAGATACATAGTTAATGTGGGaaactttttgaaaaataaatgaaaagttcGTAACAAAATATGAGTCCAAAGAATAAttctgaaacatttaaaaattggactagaaatatatttatagaatattatcTGTGaattgtaggcttagatttttctaaaACTACTTTATTTAGGGTCTTGAacgcttcaacctcccttctaaccTACTGACTAGAGATAGTGGAGAAAGTAAGTCAGTAGGAAAATGAgcatggacctgtttagaaggaGTTCTTTGGGAGTGATTACACTattcattgtcaggataccagtAGTCCAATCCAataacaaacaccaaacacaaagcagtagcagcagctcgatccagcagaaacagcaaggcttCCACCAAATGGGCACAAGCCAACGGAGAAGTTCTTTAGcgtgtttctctctacaaagtgaagACCAGCGAAGAAAAGAGATCAGCAAAGCATTGCATGGCCAATGAAGACCAGTGAAGGGCAACACAACTCATGAGCATCCTCTCCCTGTTTGTGGGGTtccatttatactctttccaaacatcacacatccTCTCAAGCACtggccccagcaaaacatcacatgtcctctcgtGTTTCTGTCTCAACGAAACATCCTCTCACAGGAcggcttccagaaaaacatcacatgacacaactgagtatctgaagaaactagaaatttccacttcagtaaaTATCAGCATAAAtaaggttttggtttttgtttttgttttgttttgtttttgtctctgtcaGGGTGGGACCAAGGTTCTTTGACAATGTTATAGTTATCTAATACAtaaaaggtcaagttcattgtttttGGCCATGCTAGTTCTTCTCCAAAGTTTTACAAGTTTATATTATCTTAAAAGCAGTCGTTCTTGAGTGAGTACATATAAGAAATGTGTGAATTTGGGTACCGTATTATGCAGATTATCATCCTTAGTTTCTTCTCCCTTAGCACTTCCCATTCAATatttgtgtgtgcgcgtgcgtgtgagtgtgtgcatgtgcacctgagaacaggcacatgcatgtgtgtgatgtgtgtgtgtgtgtgtgtgtgtgtacaagcacatGCATGTCCTCACTCAGGTGTCAGAGGTCTTCTGTGAGAGGTTAGTTCTCTCACCGTCCACCTCATTGACCTTGTTTTTGCTGCTGTGTactccaggctggctggcctgtgaGTTTTTTGAGTCATTTGCCTGTCTCTTCCTGCCATCTCATCCGAGGAGTGCTGGAACTACAGAAGCATGCCAACACCTGCACCTTCTCGCATGGCTTCCAGGGATTGACCTCAGGTTCTCAGACTAGTGTGACTACTGCTGACGACAGCAGGAGCCCTGGAGCGGTGGTCTGGCCTGCTAGTTGGCAGGTAcactttttgtgtgtttgcttgtttcttttttgtgtttttgtttttgtttttgagacaggggttctctgtatagtcctggctgtcctggaactcactgtagaccaggctggcatcaaactcagaaatcagcctgcgtctgcctcccaagtgctgggattaaggcatgagccaccactgcctaactccatttttttttaatatttcccacaacaagggtctttatcaactgagccaccCCCCTGGCCTTCACTGTGTGTATAAGTGGTGTCCATACActtgaaatttttagacaagtaTTTCAAATGGTTttgctttaaacaaacaaacagacaatgTAAAAGACTGGAAAGACACTGTGTGAAACCAAACCTGAGAAAGACTAACTCTCTTTGCATCCAAGTTTATCCCACGTGAAGAAGTTTACGTTCAGATAAATCctaccttttaaaaaacaaatgctgACCAATTTTGTTATTCTGTATCAGGAACAGGAGCCATGATGAAATTTGTGGTACTCGTCACCCTCGGGCTAGCTTTGCTGTTAGGAACACAGGCCATGCCTTCAAGTCGCCTCTCCTGCTACAGAAAGTTGCTAAAGGATCGTAACTGTCACAACCTTCCCGAGGGCAGAGCCGACCTGAAGCTGATGGATGCAAATGTCCAGCATCATTTCTGGGACGGGAAGGGATGCGAGATGATCTGCTACTGCAATTTCAGCGAACTGCTCTGCTGCCCGAAGTAAGGAGATGAGATTTCAAAAAGTAGTGCTACGATCTATTTGAAGAAAAACCTCTTAAAAGATCATTTATTATCTTACATTTCTCCAAATGATTACTTTATAAATAGGCATCTTCATCTTGCAGCACTGCTATGAAGATAAATTTCTCAGTGGTTTTCTCTACACGGAAATTTAAAATATGGACTTTGAAAATCTACACAAATGCATGTAGTATAATATGTCCAACTTTAAAATATCTTAGCATCATATTTATTTATagggttgttttaattattttatcatgATAATAACAACCCAGAAACACGTGATTGGTTTTTTGAatgttgtgtaaatgtaacattcaatgagggttttttttataCCAGTGATGGTAATAAATCTTTTATAGGTATTAATAAATTTCACCCATTTAATATACTCAAGTTTAGcaattttggtttggtttggttttggttttgcttttgcttgtgttattttcttgttttttgtttgttttgctggttggttttgtcttgggtttttgtttttgttttttcttttggtctttttttttttttaagacaagatctcaccTATAGCTTAAGCTGGCTGGAATTTGTGTAGATTAGACTGCCCTTGAGATCATGAACACTCGGGGTAATCCTCCTAAGTGCTACGTCCATAGCAGGAGGCACCAGACCTGGCTTTCAACAGTTTCAGAATCAGGTTTGCTGAAATTAATCACTCTTTAAGATAAAGTCCAATCACATTTGTTTTCAGACTGGTCCTAGTTCTGTAACGGTCTTGTTGGACGGATGTGGTAGAGTTGCACAGGTGAGAAGATctgagttgaaggctagcctgggctacacacagagactgTCAAACGCAAGAAAAACAAAGCCTAAATAAAAAGGTGTAAAATAGTGCATCAACCTGCTAGATTTTATATTCAATTCCTACTAAAgacaccaccaacaaaaatttATTGGTAATACAAGTGAACCTCAAAGTTGACATTGTAACTAATTTGAAAATCAATAGACCTTTTTGAGATTAAACACACTAGTAGACAGCATCAAGTAAGTTACTGAGACAGAAAATGTTAGTAAGGGCTTTGGGAGGATTTTCTAGTTCTATGCATAAgttaattagaaatgaaataattttgttccAAGCAATTTGCATTTTGGAAAATTGGTATATGTTATGTATAAAACATTGGGAGTCAAATCGATACTTCTAGCCtgattttaagattattttcttttgattaagGACTGTTTCAAATACTATCTTAGACATTTAATACGTTCAAATTGCTTTCAACATCCAACATCCTGGTTCCATCTTTCTAAGAAACCTGCAGATAAGGCAGAAAAGGCAGATATAAACAAACCTCCTCCCAAGGAAAGTCAGACTGCTATAACCTCACCAGAACCAGACCCAACTGGTTCCCCCAGATGAGGTTTCCACAGCAGAGCCTGTTCAGTGCACGGGTCCTTGGACCGCAGTGCAGATGCGTCAGGAGCTGTGCAGGGCTGGCCTGACCACCAGAGTTCAACAAGCCTGTAGACGATTCTCAAACATGCAGATGCTGTACTAGATGATGCAAGGACACATGTTAATTCAAACCATGAATCAGTTTTCCATACCATAGTAATTAAACGACAACCAATATTACAGTGGTTTTTTATTCAGTATCTTCATTTATTGTTAAAACAATGTACTGCCATGagtgtacatttattttctaatgtAACTTTGTGATTATTATTGGTAGCACATTTAAACAGAAGAGTAaaccgtaaaaaaaaaaaaaaaaaaaagaaagaaaaagaaaaagaaaaattcttcttAACTTTGTGGGCTTTTTTTCCAGTAGGAACAGAATCACTTCACAAACTATATTTCTAGTAAGTTAGAATCACATAAAATTTTATACTATTTCATGCATTTTTCATATGGCCTTATACCATCTTTACTACCCAAAATGATAAGACTGGCacatttatatgcataaaatCTACAAAGTTGTTTAATGGTTTTCTAAGAAATGTCTAGTGATCTGCCTCTTACCCCCAAATTCAAACTCGTGACCCATTTCCACATCAAAGAACTGAACTGTTTCATATAGGTTTTAAAATGacctaatttttccttttatttacagACAGCTAACAGCCTAACATCAATAGTAAGTTGGTAAAAAGAAACTCAGTTACCATTTTTGGTCTTTGTGCCTCCTGTGGGAAGTCTTCTACTCatcttttgcattttattttcctataatCAATGTCTTATCTGAAGCAGGAAGCACTGTCCATTTTTAACTTAGAAAAGGAtaacaggtggatttctgagttcgaggccagcctggtgtacagagtgagttccaggacaaccagggctacacagagaaaccatgtctggaaaaaaccaaaagaaggggaaaaaaaagaaagaaaagaaaagaaaagaaaagaaaaaaagaaaagaaaagaaaagaaaagaaaggaaggaaggaaggaaggaaagaatagagtagagtagagtagagtagagtagagtagagtagagtagagtagaatagaatagaatagaatagaatagaatagaatagaatagaatagaatagaatagaatagaataacaTGCACCTTAGGTTTTTGCTGAGTTTAACCACTGCTTTTTCTTTCAGAGATGTCTTCTTTGGACCGAAGATCTCCTTTGTGATCCCATGCAACAATCACTGAGTATCGGCATGCATAATAGAGAACACCGTCCTGAAGTCCTATGTGGTCCTGAAGTCCTTCACCTTCCCTAATTTCCCACAAACTCCATCAGTACAGCGACATTTCTGATTTCTATTCAGTGTATCCAATCCAGCATAGATTCTATAAAGTCTTTCTTGCTAGAGTAAACTTGGGCTAAAGTGGTAATAAAAGTTGTTTCCATTTGGCATGTCTCTGTGGACACTGTTAGTATGGCTTAAACTGCTAAAGTTTAACTTAGGAGCTCACTACGGTCAGTGAGAGTCCTTTCCCCTAATGGGGAGCCACAATCCTGATTCACAGACCGAAAACTTCAGTTGTTGGTGGTCAGTTTTGACCTGGCAAATTGAACAGAGTACAGGTAATAACCTGAACTTTTTGGAAGGGAAGCTACACATTTTtctattaagaaagaaaagaacccatCCTTAGGTATTATTACATGTGACACATCTTTaagcacattttaatttttctg containing:
- the Scrg1 gene encoding scrapie-responsive protein 1, yielding MMKFVVLVTLGLALLLGTQAMPSSRLSCYRKLLKDRNCHNLPEGRADLKLMDANVQHHFWDGKGCEMICYCNFSELLCCPKDVFFGPKISFVIPCNNH